The stretch of DNA CGCGCGCAGCGGGGGGATCTCGCCGCGTCGCCGCGCGGCCGACTCGACGATGATGCCGATGAGGTCGGCGTAGGGCAGGCCCCTGGCCGTGGCGATCATCGGCAGGTCCGAGTGTTCGGGATGCAGTCCGGCCAGGGGGTTCAGCTCCATGATCTGGGGCTCGCCCCGTGCGTCGGCCCGCAGGTCGACCCGCCCGGCGTCGCGGCAGCCCAGCACGCGCCAGGCCGCCAGCGCGGTGCGCTCGGCCGCCGCCACCTGGGGGTCGGCGGCGGCGTCCGGGAAGCGGTACTCGATCAGCTCCTCGCAGCGCTCCTTGTTGACGTAGGTGTAGGCGTCGGCCTCGGCCTGCGGCAGCAGGACCACTTCCATGGTGCCCAGCGCGCGGGCGTCGTCGCCCGTGCCGACGATCCCGACGGTCAGCTCGCGCCCCGGCAGGAAGGTCTCGACCAGAACCGGCTGGCGGAACCGTTCCAACAGCAGCGCGCAGCGGTCGGCCAGCTCCTGCGGCGTGCGCAGCTTCGAGGCGCCGTCGATGCCCTTGCCGGTGCCCTCGGCGATCGGCTTGGCGAACAGCGGGAACGGCAGGTCGACGCCGGCGAGGTCCTCGAGCCGCGCCACCTCGGCGAAGGCGGGCGTCGGCAGGCCGGCGTCGCGCAGGACGCGCTTGGTCATGCC from bacterium encodes:
- a CDS encoding D-alanine--D-alanine ligase is translated as MHVGLTYDLRDDYLAAGYGEEETAEFDRISTVEALEAALRAGGHRTERIGNAARLARLLTAGRRWDLVFNIAEGLHGIGREAQVPVLLELHGIAYTFGDPLTMSLTLHKGMTKRVLRDAGLPTPAFAEVARLEDLAGVDLPFPLFAKPIAEGTGKGIDGASKLRTPQELADRCALLLERFRQPVLVETFLPGRELTVGIVGTGDDARALGTMEVVLLPQAEADAYTYVNKERCEELIEYRFPDAAADPQVAAAERTALAAWRVLGCRDAGRVDLRADARGEPQIMELNPLAGLHPEHSDLPMIATARGLPYADLIGIIVESAARRRGEIPPLRAELLHADPDPA